From Pantoea sp. Aalb, one genomic window encodes:
- the rpmJ gene encoding 50S ribosomal protein L36 — MKVRASVKILCRNCKIIRRNNIVRVICKIEPKHKQRQG; from the coding sequence ATGAAAGTAAGAGCTTCTGTTAAAATTTTATGTCGAAATTGCAAAATTATACGTCGTAATAATATTGTGCGTGTAATTTGTAAAATTGAACCTAAACATAAACAGCGTCAAGGATAA